A stretch of Clostridia bacterium DNA encodes these proteins:
- a CDS encoding dockerin type I repeat-containing protein produces MKKIISILLTLCLMLPFAAVLPASAASFVGTFFPNGIAKPERPIADFTWHNDMDNLDDWWMCDFYLYQVTPESVNNFLMEDLIIESNGGNLSDEYGLYWWNSSVQVDMRVDNGQWMSAGEDGAWDLPETYSRVTLGTSIGYSSSNLFWFANTDFDLYDFLQPGMVVGGTLSDDNEYIERAYFDFDNHSISFRTRYAINYFEAKDEAEPQVILSPWSDVTTVGKNGNNVVPELPDELEAPVISDLREGPEEEYSVKFFFDNVLPESTYPTEIASYIGGYGDLGGFEVQIRINGGEWFEADVVNGGWYTAGVREVWFSKDDVPYNPGDKIELRAKISGNSYYEEGSPWSNIISIAGSHVKPYISLYGNGWAKNGDDINWTWESNAVPESLSLEVSETGEEGSWTTLKSIGPDAEFTVDYKSEYKDSGRYFRVKGVFEGDEVVYSQAYWTEWSNYPYFTVYPHGATVPSGQSYTVTWDVDRQHVSAWLEEYDTDAEDWRTVREDLPKSFTLNGKYNQVGEYRVWVSFDGYEPIYEYFAVNWSGFYFVEQPQGMSVRIGYSAGTSWQTSHTPEKIEVMAQGDNGEWDVDQGLTALVVDDDSITVPNDGWDGSLHLKIVAWYEGNDYTSDDFYIEWYYMKGDFDDDKVISVADALRALRVAAKLAECTNSDLKIGDIDLDQQITVADALKILRVAAKLADYGSLITV; encoded by the coding sequence ATGAAAAAGATCATTTCAATCCTGCTCACGCTTTGCCTGATGCTTCCGTTCGCTGCGGTCCTGCCCGCGAGCGCGGCGTCGTTCGTCGGGACCTTTTTCCCGAACGGCATAGCGAAGCCCGAGCGTCCTATCGCCGATTTCACGTGGCATAACGATATGGACAATCTCGACGACTGGTGGATGTGCGATTTCTACCTCTATCAGGTAACGCCGGAATCCGTCAATAATTTCCTTATGGAGGATCTTATTATTGAGAGCAACGGCGGTAATTTATCCGACGAATACGGTCTGTATTGGTGGAATTCGAGCGTGCAGGTCGATATGCGCGTCGATAACGGTCAGTGGATGTCCGCCGGTGAAGACGGCGCGTGGGATCTGCCGGAAACGTATTCGAGAGTGACGCTCGGAACAAGCATCGGCTATTCTTCAAGCAATCTCTTCTGGTTCGCCAATACCGATTTCGATCTTTATGATTTCCTGCAGCCCGGTATGGTAGTCGGCGGAACGCTCAGTGATGATAACGAATATATCGAAAGAGCGTACTTCGATTTCGATAATCACTCCATCTCCTTCCGCACGCGCTATGCCATAAACTACTTTGAAGCTAAAGACGAAGCCGAACCGCAGGTGATACTCAGTCCGTGGTCCGACGTTACGACCGTCGGCAAAAACGGCAACAACGTCGTTCCCGAGCTCCCGGACGAGCTCGAAGCGCCGGTCATCTCCGACCTGCGCGAAGGCCCCGAGGAGGAATACAGCGTTAAATTCTTCTTCGACAATGTGCTTCCGGAAAGCACCTATCCGACCGAGATAGCCTCTTATATCGGCGGCTACGGTGATCTCGGCGGCTTTGAGGTACAGATACGCATCAACGGCGGCGAATGGTTCGAAGCCGACGTCGTTAACGGTGGATGGTATACCGCCGGCGTCCGCGAGGTGTGGTTCTCCAAGGACGACGTACCGTATAACCCCGGCGATAAGATCGAGCTGCGTGCCAAGATTTCCGGCAACTCGTATTATGAAGAAGGCAGTCCGTGGTCGAATATAATCTCCATTGCGGGAAGCCACGTCAAACCGTATATATCGCTTTACGGCAACGGCTGGGCGAAAAACGGCGACGACATCAACTGGACCTGGGAATCCAACGCTGTTCCGGAATCTCTCTCGCTTGAAGTCAGCGAGACCGGCGAGGAGGGCAGTTGGACTACTCTGAAATCCATCGGTCCCGACGCGGAATTTACCGTTGATTACAAGTCCGAGTATAAAGACAGCGGCAGATACTTCCGCGTCAAGGGCGTATTCGAGGGCGACGAGGTCGTTTACAGCCAGGCTTACTGGACGGAATGGAGCAACTATCCGTACTTCACCGTTTATCCGCATGGTGCGACCGTTCCGAGCGGTCAGAGCTATACGGTGACATGGGACGTCGACCGCCAACACGTTTCCGCCTGGCTCGAAGAATACGACACGGATGCGGAGGATTGGAGAACGGTTCGTGAAGACCTCCCGAAGAGCTTCACTCTCAACGGTAAGTACAATCAGGTCGGCGAATATCGCGTCTGGGTGTCTTTCGACGGCTATGAACCGATATACGAATATTTCGCCGTCAACTGGAGCGGCTTCTATTTCGTCGAGCAGCCGCAGGGCATGAGCGTCCGCATCGGCTACAGCGCCGGCACGTCCTGGCAGACGTCTCACACGCCCGAGAAGATCGAGGTCATGGCTCAGGGCGACAACGGCGAATGGGACGTTGACCAGGGACTGACCGCGCTCGTCGTCGACGACGACTCAATCACCGTTCCCAACGACGGCTGGGACGGTTCGCTTCACCTGAAGATAGTCGCGTGGTATGAAGGCAACGATTACACCAGCGACGATTTCTATATTGAATGGTACTACATGAAGGGCGACTTTGACGACGATAAGGTGATTTCCGTCGCGGACGCGCTCCGTGCGCTCCGCGTCGCCGCGAAGCTCGCTGAATGCACCAACTCCGATCTAAAGATAGGCGATATCGATCTTGATCAGCAGATCACCGTTGCTGATGCGCTGAAGATCCTCCGCGTCGCCGCGAAGCTTGCCGATTACGGTTCCCTGATAACAGTTTAA
- the scfB gene encoding thioether cross-link-forming SCIFF peptide maturase: MVHTFRQNGLNIALDVESGAVHLPDNVSYAVLSAYPDKLPTADEAAEKLGASFGETAVREAVAELTELAADDMLYTAAEEIPAPVYSSLMPIKAMCLHVAHDCNLRCGYCFASQGDYHGARGIMPPETGKKAIDFITAASKGRKNIEIDFFGGEPTMAMKTVRETVAYARSIEKEQGKNFRFTLTTNGLLLNDENIDFINAEMSNVVLSLDGRRIVNDRMRKCVDGSGSYDIIVPKFKKLLEKRGKDKSYYLRGTFTRENLDFAADFEHIYGLGFDEISIEPVTAPADKSYALRDEDLPRIAEEYEKLTNVILKLRAEGKKVNFFHFMVDLDGGPCAVKRLKGCGAGNEYAAVAPDESIYPCHQFVGMDEYKIGSLDEGIVRDDIRGVFARSSIMSKPKCADCFAKYNCSGGCAAGNIFYGGGIDSPNEQACFMQKKRLECALLLKAAEAGAPVEF; the protein is encoded by the coding sequence TTGGTACATACTTTCAGACAAAACGGATTGAATATCGCGCTCGACGTGGAGAGCGGAGCGGTGCATCTGCCGGACAACGTTTCCTACGCCGTGCTTTCAGCGTATCCGGACAAGCTGCCGACGGCGGATGAAGCCGCGGAAAAGCTCGGAGCCTCCTTCGGCGAAACTGCCGTGCGTGAAGCGGTCGCGGAGCTTACGGAGCTCGCCGCCGACGATATGCTTTACACCGCGGCGGAGGAGATCCCCGCGCCGGTGTATTCCTCGCTCATGCCGATAAAGGCTATGTGCCTGCACGTCGCGCACGATTGCAACCTGCGCTGCGGCTACTGCTTCGCCTCGCAGGGCGACTACCACGGCGCGCGCGGCATAATGCCGCCCGAAACCGGAAAAAAAGCGATAGACTTCATAACCGCCGCCTCGAAGGGCAGAAAGAATATCGAGATCGACTTCTTCGGCGGCGAACCCACAATGGCGATGAAAACCGTCAGAGAGACCGTCGCTTACGCCAGAAGCATCGAAAAAGAGCAGGGAAAGAACTTCCGCTTCACGCTTACGACGAACGGGCTGCTTCTCAACGACGAGAACATAGACTTCATAAACGCCGAGATGAGCAACGTTGTGCTGTCGCTTGACGGCAGAAGAATTGTCAACGACAGAATGCGCAAATGCGTTGACGGTTCCGGCTCCTACGATATCATAGTTCCGAAGTTCAAAAAGCTCCTCGAAAAGCGCGGAAAAGACAAGAGTTACTACCTGCGCGGAACGTTCACTCGTGAAAACCTCGATTTCGCCGCGGATTTCGAACACATCTACGGTCTCGGCTTCGACGAGATATCCATCGAACCGGTAACCGCGCCCGCGGACAAAAGCTACGCGCTCCGCGACGAAGATCTGCCGCGCATCGCCGAGGAGTATGAGAAACTGACGAACGTCATCCTCAAGCTCCGCGCCGAAGGCAAAAAGGTCAACTTCTTCCACTTTATGGTCGACCTCGACGGCGGACCCTGCGCGGTCAAGCGTCTCAAGGGGTGCGGCGCGGGCAACGAATACGCCGCTGTCGCTCCCGACGAAAGCATCTATCCCTGCCACCAGTTCGTCGGTATGGACGAGTATAAGATCGGCTCTCTCGACGAGGGTATCGTCCGCGACGATATCCGCGGGGTATTCGCCCGGTCGAGCATTATGTCGAAGCCGAAGTGCGCGGACTGCTTTGCGAAATACAACTGCAGCGGCGGATGCGCCGCCGGCAATATTTTCTACGGCGGCGGCATCGACTCGCCGAACGAACAGGCCTGCTTCATGCAGAAAAAGCGCCTCGAATGCGCTCTGCTGCTGAAGGCGGCGGAGGCGGGCGCGCCCGTCGAGTTCTGA
- a CDS encoding ECF transporter S component has product MKKQRIDLKTVAVLAMFAAISIVLVYLVHIPIFPSAPYLEYDPADIMIFICSLAISPLWSIVLTVVVSLVQGLVISGFNLGIIMHIVATGTAAFVCGIIYRKRRTLVSAIVGLGAAVLIATAVMVPMNIIFTPIYTGMARSIVITLLPFPIIPFNLVKFGINAAVTGLLFKPVMLILNKTGVTE; this is encoded by the coding sequence ATGAAAAAGCAGCGCATTGATCTGAAAACCGTCGCCGTACTGGCGATGTTCGCGGCGATTTCGATCGTACTCGTGTATCTTGTGCACATACCGATATTCCCGTCGGCGCCGTATCTCGAATACGATCCCGCGGATATAATGATTTTCATCTGCTCTCTCGCGATATCGCCGCTCTGGTCGATCGTGCTTACGGTCGTAGTATCGCTGGTGCAGGGGCTTGTGATAAGCGGCTTCAACCTCGGTATCATCATGCACATAGTCGCTACCGGGACCGCGGCTTTCGTCTGCGGAATAATCTACAGAAAGCGCCGCACGCTCGTTTCCGCGATCGTCGGTCTCGGAGCCGCCGTCCTTATCGCAACCGCCGTAATGGTGCCGATGAACATAATATTCACGCCTATTTACACCGGAATGGCGCGTTCGATAGTGATTACCCTGCTGCCCTTCCCGATAATCCCGTTCAATCTCGTCAAATTCGGCATCAACGCCGCAGTTACCGGCCTGCTTTTCAAGCCCGTTATGCTCATTCTGAACAAAACGGGAGTAACCGAGTGA
- the yajC gene encoding preprotein translocase subunit YajC, with product MLGLTGCYPIGQQQQQAPQGSQAQQAAPNWTSYLTLLIPVVFIILMWLFLIRPQRKKEKKAKEMLKTLTVGDEVVTISGVVGRIVQVKDDGFVIESGVDRTKFRVKRWAVQEKVVHESN from the coding sequence ATGCTCGGGCTTACCGGCTGCTATCCGATCGGCCAGCAGCAACAGCAGGCCCCTCAGGGCTCGCAGGCTCAGCAGGCGGCGCCGAACTGGACCAGCTATCTGACGCTGCTTATCCCCGTGGTCTTCATCATTCTCATGTGGCTGTTCCTCATCAGGCCGCAGAGAAAGAAGGAGAAAAAAGCGAAAGAAATGCTCAAGACTCTGACCGTCGGCGATGAAGTCGTTACCATCAGCGGCGTCGTCGGCAGGATCGTTCAGGTCAAGGACGACGGCTTCGTCATCGAGTCCGGCGTTGACCGCACGAAGTTCAGAGTCAAGAGATGGGCCGTTCAGGAAAAGGTAGTCCACGAGAGCAACTGA
- the proC gene encoding pyrroline-5-carboxylate reductase: MKNIGFIGCGNMASAMIGGILKTGYDPVKINVFDIDAAKADAFGKRGVSVRADETDVARNSDFVVLAVKPQVMKPLLEKLGASNENAVYVSIAAGVSVASVKRFLGYDAKVVRVMPNTSLLMGLGATAVSHSAPVSGEEFEFVKTLFASSGIVEEVGEDMMNSVISVNGSSPAYVYYLAKAVADGAEKQGIDRATALRLFAKVLEGSAKMLTDSGITPEELIDRVCSKGGTTIEAVNVLDARGVHDAVIEGMEACTRRAEELDLK; encoded by the coding sequence ATGAAAAACATCGGCTTTATCGGATGCGGAAATATGGCTTCCGCCATGATCGGCGGAATACTGAAAACGGGTTACGATCCCGTGAAAATCAACGTGTTTGATATCGACGCCGCTAAGGCGGACGCTTTCGGCAAACGCGGCGTCAGCGTCCGCGCCGACGAAACGGACGTCGCGAGGAACAGCGACTTCGTCGTCCTCGCCGTCAAGCCGCAGGTGATGAAGCCTCTGCTCGAAAAGCTCGGCGCCAGCAACGAAAACGCCGTCTACGTTTCCATCGCCGCCGGCGTTAGCGTCGCGAGCGTGAAACGGTTCCTCGGTTACGACGCGAAGGTCGTCCGCGTTATGCCGAACACCTCGCTGCTTATGGGACTTGGCGCGACCGCGGTTTCGCATTCCGCGCCTGTCAGCGGCGAAGAATTCGAATTCGTAAAAACGCTTTTCGCGTCCTCCGGCATCGTCGAGGAGGTCGGCGAGGATATGATGAACTCCGTCATCAGCGTCAACGGCAGCAGTCCGGCTTACGTCTACTACCTGGCGAAAGCCGTCGCGGACGGCGCGGAAAAGCAGGGGATAGACCGCGCTACCGCACTCCGTCTGTTCGCTAAAGTGCTGGAGGGCAGCGCGAAGATGCTGACCGATTCCGGCATTACTCCCGAAGAGCTCATCGACCGCGTCTGCTCCAAGGGCGGCACGACCATCGAGGCCGTCAACGTCCTCGACGCGCGCGGCGTTCACGACGCCGTGATCGAGGGAATGGAGGCCTGCACGCGCCGGGCGGAAGAGCTCGATCTGAAATAA
- a CDS encoding TIGR04086 family membrane protein, whose product MDGNNTRLFSAAGLKITLKGVLAGLAVSVLLMLIFAGVILWLSLPIVWATVLAYAATALGAFAGGFVSGTLAGSKGIKFGAVTGAVTFAVAFLAGIIAGKTVPGVGSIAVSAGLSVGFAALGGIVGVNRR is encoded by the coding sequence ATGGACGGAAATAATACGCGGCTGTTTTCCGCGGCCGGATTGAAGATAACGCTGAAGGGCGTTTTGGCGGGACTCGCCGTTAGCGTCCTGCTGATGCTGATTTTCGCCGGAGTGATACTCTGGCTTTCGCTTCCGATCGTCTGGGCGACCGTGCTCGCGTACGCGGCGACGGCGCTCGGAGCGTTCGCCGGCGGTTTCGTCAGCGGAACCCTTGCCGGAAGCAAGGGGATCAAATTCGGCGCCGTGACCGGCGCGGTAACGTTCGCGGTCGCTTTTCTTGCCGGTATCATCGCCGGCAAAACAGTTCCCGGCGTCGGTTCGATTGCCGTAAGCGCCGGACTGTCCGTCGGTTTCGCCGCCCTGGGCGGGATCGTCGGAGTCAATCGCAGATAA
- a CDS encoding DUF624 domain-containing protein codes for MGLISKYYDQTREGRGVSKDDRRDKGLFNFFDVYTTNFWKLTLLGLMWLLFSIPVVTMPAATCAFVYVIRNMVRKKGVFLWSDFVEIFTKYFWKSLPLGIADLVVYALSFIALRWYGIMGGLIIYEGVFAQPSFFYLLGFGVVFAFAATYTMMRMYTYMQLVSFDFGYVKIFKNAFFLACLGFFRNLMVVLVRLLILVILYYIATIGSSVGIGIVIVITPLIVVGFRGYLINYNSFAVIYKYIVGPYEEEQAQLAKESGEAEDEPIFSDTGSNKK; via the coding sequence ATGGGACTTATAAGCAAATACTACGACCAGACGCGCGAGGGGAGAGGCGTATCGAAGGACGACCGCCGCGATAAAGGACTGTTCAACTTCTTCGACGTCTACACGACGAATTTCTGGAAGCTTACGCTGCTCGGACTGATGTGGCTCCTTTTTTCGATACCGGTCGTCACTATGCCTGCGGCGACCTGCGCTTTCGTCTACGTCATTCGCAATATGGTACGCAAAAAGGGCGTATTCCTCTGGAGCGACTTCGTCGAAATATTCACGAAGTATTTCTGGAAGTCTCTTCCGCTCGGAATAGCCGACCTTGTCGTATACGCGCTTTCGTTCATCGCGCTGCGGTGGTACGGAATAATGGGCGGTCTGATAATTTACGAAGGCGTATTCGCGCAGCCGAGTTTCTTTTATCTCCTCGGCTTCGGAGTTGTCTTCGCCTTCGCGGCGACCTATACGATGATGCGTATGTATACCTATATGCAGCTCGTTTCGTTCGATTTCGGATACGTCAAGATATTCAAGAACGCTTTTTTCCTTGCGTGTCTCGGATTTTTCAGAAACCTGATGGTCGTGCTGGTGCGTCTGTTGATACTTGTGATACTCTACTATATCGCCACGATAGGCAGCAGTGTCGGCATTGGAATAGTCATCGTCATAACGCCGCTTATAGTCGTCGGCTTCCGTGGATATCTTATAAACTACAACTCTTTCGCGGTAATCTACAAATACATTGTCGGTCCCTACGAAGAGGAGCAGGCGCAGCTCGCGAAGGAATCCGGAGAAGCGGAGGACGAGCCGATTTTCTCCGATACGGGCAGCAATAAAAAGTAA
- the scfA gene encoding six-cysteine ranthipeptide SCIFF translates to MKHIKTIAEGTLKKNRDTRGCGECQTSCQSACKTSCTVGNQKCENKK, encoded by the coding sequence ATGAAACACATCAAGACAATCGCAGAAGGCACTCTCAAAAAGAACCGCGATACCCGCGGCTGCGGCGAATGCCAGACTTCCTGCCAGTCCGCCTGCAAGACTTCCTGCACGGTCGGCAACCAGAAGTGCGAGAACAAGAAATAA
- a CDS encoding small multi-drug export protein — protein MIDAIKTFFTETFPPQLAVFFCSMIPIIELRGAIPLGCVLGLPFWQSFGIAVIGNLIPAPFILLFIHKIIGWLKRFKITRKMALWAERRAEVKSEKRENLSFLGLAVFVAIPLPGTGAWTGSLVANFLGIRFKKAFLAVILGVLVAGVAVTCISYGIAGIF, from the coding sequence TTGATCGACGCGATTAAAACATTTTTTACCGAAACGTTCCCGCCGCAGCTCGCGGTCTTCTTCTGCTCGATGATACCGATCATCGAGCTGCGCGGAGCTATACCTCTCGGGTGCGTATTGGGTCTGCCCTTCTGGCAGTCCTTCGGCATCGCTGTTATCGGGAATCTGATACCCGCGCCGTTCATACTGCTTTTCATCCACAAGATCATCGGCTGGCTGAAGCGTTTTAAGATCACGCGCAAGATGGCGCTGTGGGCGGAACGCAGAGCCGAGGTCAAGTCGGAAAAGCGCGAAAACCTGTCGTTCCTCGGACTCGCGGTTTTCGTCGCTATCCCGCTGCCGGGAACCGGCGCGTGGACCGGTTCGCTCGTCGCGAACTTTCTCGGGATACGCTTCAAAAAGGCGTTTCTCGCCGTTATTCTCGGCGTTCTCGTAGCCGGCGTCGCCGTCACATGCATTTCTTACGGAATAGCCGGTATATTTTAA